The Panacibacter microcysteis DNA window GCGATAGGTAATATTGTGGTAGCTATTTCCTGGAGCGGTTATTTTAATAACCTGCTCGAAGGCTTTGGCCTTCATTTACCCGGCTGGATGATTACAGACCCAGGCAGTGCAAAAGAGGCTTTTACCAAAGCGCAGGAAACACTCAATGCAGGCGGCGCACTTGACAAAACAATGCAGTTTGCCTACGACACATGGAACAATGCACCGGTAATTGCCGGCAAACATATCTTCTTGAACATACCAGCGTTCATCATCGTATGCCTTATCAGCGCGCTTACCTATATAGGCATGAAAGAAAGTAAAAAGATGACCAATTTCCTGGTGATCTTCAAAATACTCGTCATCATTTTTGTAATTATTGTAGGCTTTTTCTTTGTAGAACCGGGCAACTGGAACCCTTTTATGCCAAATGACTTTGGTGGTGTATTAAAAGGCGTATCTGCCGTCTTCTATGCGTATATTGGTTTTGATGCCATTTCCACCACGGCAGAAGAATGCCGCAACCCGCAAAGGGATCTTCCCCGGGGTATGATATATTCACTGGTTATATGTACTGTGCTGTATATCCTTGTAGCTTTTGTGCTAACCGGCATGGTAAACTATTCAGAATTGAATGTATCTGACCCACTTGCTTTTGTTTTTGAAAGGGTTGGCCAAAACTGGATCGGCTATATTGTTTCTGTAAGTGCTGTTGTTGCCACCACCAGTGTGTTGCTGGTTTTTCAACTGGGACAACCGCGTATATGGATGAGCATGAGCCGTGACGGATTACTGCCAAAAGCTTTTGGAAAGGTTCACCCGAAATACCAGACGCCATGGTTTTCTACTATTATAACAGGTATACTGGTTGCCGTACCTTCTTTGTTTATGAGGAGTTCTTTAATGACAGATCTTACGAGTATAGGAACACTGTTTGCATTTGTACTTGTGTCCGGCGGAGTGTTAACCTTGCCAAGAATTGCCAATTTAACCGGCAATTCTACGGGTAAGTTTAAACTGCCATACATAAACGGAAAGGTAATTGTGCCATTACTATTTGTACTCTTTGCTTTTTTCTCTAAAGACAGGATAATTTCAAGTGTACAAAACCTGGGCAGTGATAACCTGCAGGAGATCCTGTTTGTTATTTTTATTGTGCTGGCTGCAGTATTGAGCGTATTAACTTTTATACGCAACTACTCGTTAATCCCAATATTGGGTGTATTGTTTTGTTCTTACCTGCTGATTGAAATACCTGCGGTATCGTGGATGTATTTTCTTATCTGGATGGCTATTGGTTTGTCAATTTATTTTTTGTACGGCTACAGGAAAAGCAGGCTGGCAAAAGCATAAATATCAAATTACACCTTTTGTAAAGCTGTCTGTAAGCGGCTACCTGTACGCATTTCATTAGTGCTTAATTTTGCACATTAATAAACAAAAGAAGATGAAATACCAGGTAGGTGATGACATTGTTGTTTTGCATACCAATGAAGAAGGCAAAGTAGTTGAGATCATCAACAACAAAATGGTAATGGTGGAAGTGCGTGGCGTTAGATTTCCATCGTACATGGACCAGATTGATTTTCCATATTTCAAACGGTTTACAGAAAAGAAAAATATCTTTCAGCCTAAGAAAGAAAAGAAGTTCGTGGAAGATATTCCCAGGGAAAAAACAAAAGCGAAACCAGCCGAAATAAAAGCCACCACCGGTGTATGGCTTTCACTGATACCAAAATTTACTATTGATGAGTTTGGCGATGAAGTGGTGGAACTTTTTAAAATTCACGTAGTAAACAGAACAGATACCGGCTATAAGTTTAATTATGAGCAACATTTTTTTGGCAACCCTTCTTTTGAACTAGCAAACGAAGTAACAGCCTTCCATGACTTCTACCTGCATGATCTTTCGTTTGCCGACTTTAACGACAGCCCTTCGTTTCTTTTTGAATTCTCGCTTATAACACCAGTCAAAAACAAGGCGGAGTTCTACGAGGCATCCGTGAAATTAAAGGCCAGACAACTTTTTCAAAAAGTGGAAGAGATGAAAGAGAAGAACGAGCCTACCATCAGTTTTAAACTCTTTGAAACATACCCGGATAAGGCGTTTGATGACAAACCTGATGTTCCAACCGGCGTTCACAAACAGTTTACTGCCTACGAGGCAAAAAAAGCCAGGCAAAACCTGCCTTCGCCCAGGAGTGTGGTGGACCTGCATATGGAAAAACTTTCAGACAACTGGAGCCATATGAGCAACTTTGAAATTCTTACCATGCAACTGAACGAGTTTGAAAAATGGTACGATCTTGCCGTGGCTCACCTGCAACCTGGCCTTACCATTATTCACGGTGTGGGCAGCGGCAAACTCAGGGATGAGATACATGACATACTTAAGTCGAAAAAAGAAGTGCGATATTTTATTAACCAATACCACCCGCAATATGGATATGGCGCTACGGAGATTTACTTCCAGTATTGATGCCATGGGTTATACAGATGAACGTAATGCGACGCAAGGGACGATGCCATAAAATACTACTGCCGGCTCCATCATTTTCTTACTGTATTTTTGCAATTGCACAAACCCGAACTATCGCTTTGTTTACAAAGAGGAAAGTCCGGACAGCATAGGGTAAATCCACCGGTTAAGCGCCGGGTTCCGGTATACGCCGGAAACAGACAGTGCCACAGAAAATAACCGTTCTGCCAACGCAGAATAAGGGTGAAAATGTGAGGTAAGAGCTCACAGTATGGTATAGTAATATACCGTACGGGTAAACCTTGGATGCTGTAATGCCATGTATAGGCTCGCCCGAGGGCGGCCCGCCTGATGAGCCAGGGTAGGCAGCTACAGGT harbors:
- a CDS encoding amino acid permease, whose amino-acid sequence is MSNSLFRKKSIEKIVKDAEAGLDDGHGHSGGLKKVLNVKDLTFMGIAAVVGAGIFSTIGKAAFDGGPGISLLFIITAVTCGFSALCYAEFASRVPIAGSAYTYAYVSFGEIIAWIIGWALILEYAIGNIVVAISWSGYFNNLLEGFGLHLPGWMITDPGSAKEAFTKAQETLNAGGALDKTMQFAYDTWNNAPVIAGKHIFLNIPAFIIVCLISALTYIGMKESKKMTNFLVIFKILVIIFVIIVGFFFVEPGNWNPFMPNDFGGVLKGVSAVFYAYIGFDAISTTAEECRNPQRDLPRGMIYSLVICTVLYILVAFVLTGMVNYSELNVSDPLAFVFERVGQNWIGYIVSVSAVVATTSVLLVFQLGQPRIWMSMSRDGLLPKAFGKVHPKYQTPWFSTIITGILVAVPSLFMRSSLMTDLTSIGTLFAFVLVSGGVLTLPRIANLTGNSTGKFKLPYINGKVIVPLLFVLFAFFSKDRIISSVQNLGSDNLQEILFVIFIVLAAVLSVLTFIRNYSLIPILGVLFCSYLLIEIPAVSWMYFLIWMAIGLSIYFLYGYRKSRLAKA
- a CDS encoding Smr/MutS family protein, giving the protein MKYQVGDDIVVLHTNEEGKVVEIINNKMVMVEVRGVRFPSYMDQIDFPYFKRFTEKKNIFQPKKEKKFVEDIPREKTKAKPAEIKATTGVWLSLIPKFTIDEFGDEVVELFKIHVVNRTDTGYKFNYEQHFFGNPSFELANEVTAFHDFYLHDLSFADFNDSPSFLFEFSLITPVKNKAEFYEASVKLKARQLFQKVEEMKEKNEPTISFKLFETYPDKAFDDKPDVPTGVHKQFTAYEAKKARQNLPSPRSVVDLHMEKLSDNWSHMSNFEILTMQLNEFEKWYDLAVAHLQPGLTIIHGVGSGKLRDEIHDILKSKKEVRYFINQYHPQYGYGATEIYFQY